Proteins from a genomic interval of Callospermophilus lateralis isolate mCalLat2 chromosome 1, mCalLat2.hap1, whole genome shotgun sequence:
- the Osm gene encoding oncostatin-M: protein MRAQLTRRTLLSLVLGLQLLSTAAAMRGCSGPYQQLLSQLQRQANLTEDTSSLLEPYIQHQDLDTPILRGSCTEHPGAFPSKDALRGLSKRSFLWTVNATLGRVLKGLVTLQKQLLKSQDLEELETAKRNIQGIRNNIHCMSWLLNGSSETVEPVPTGPGPWLQLTSALDVFQAKLEGCRFLRGYHRFMGSVGWVFREWGESPSRSRRHSPRRALHKGVLKTKIFRRGKRPVPRGHLPW from the exons ATGCGGGCACAACTCACAAGGAGGACGCTGCTCA GTCTGGTCCTTGGACTTCAGCTCCTGAGCACTGCAGCAGCCATGCGTGGCTGCTCGGGTCCTTACCAGCAGCTCCTCAGCCAGCTCCAGAGGCAAGCGAACCTCACAGAGGACACCAGCTCACTTCTGGAACCCTAT ATCCAACACCAAGACTTGGACACACCTATCCTGAGAGGATCCTGCACAGAGCATCCTGGGGCCTTTCCCAGCAAAGATGCACTTCGGGGACTGAGCAAGCGAAGCTTCCTGTGGACTGTCAATGCCACCCTGGGCCGAGTTCTGAAAGGACTAGTTACTTTACAAAAGCAACTCTTAAAATCCCAGGACTTAGAAGAACTGGAGACAGCCAAGAGGAACATACAAGGCATCAGGAACAACATCCACTGTATGTCCTGGTTGCTTAATGGCTCCTCTGAGACTGTTGAGCCCGTGCCGACAGGCCCAGGGCCTTGGCTGCAGCTCACTTCTGCCCTGGATGTCTTTCAAGCCAAGCTGGAGGGCTGCAGGTTCCTGCGTGGCTACCATCGCTTCATGGGCTCAGTGGGGTGGGTATTCAGGGAGTGGGGGGAGAGCCCGAGCAGGAGCCGGAGACACAGCCCACGCCGGGCTCTGCACAAGGGGGTCCTCAAGACTAAGATCTTCAGGAGGGGCAAGAGGCCTGTGCCCCGGGGGCATCTGCCCTGGTAG
- the Castor1 gene encoding cytosolic arginine sensor for mTORC1 subunit 1 isoform X2, which produces MELHILEHRVRVLSLARQGLWLYTHPLIKLLFLPRRSRCKFFSLTETPEDYTLMVDEEGFKELPPSEFLQVAEATWLVMNVSSHSGAAVQAAGVTKIARSVITPLAEHHVSVLMLSTYQTDFILVREQDLSVVIHTLAQEFDIYREVGGEPVPVAREDSSNGFPHAQHGPSPTVHPIQSPQNRFCVLTLDPETLPAIATTLIDVLFYSHRFPSDLLLTSSSGELWRMVRIGGQPLGFDECGIVAQIAGPLAAADISAYYISTFNFDHALVPEDGINSVIAVLQRRPESLAS; this is translated from the exons ATGGAGCTGCACATCCTAGAGCACCGGGTGCGGGTGCTGAGCCTCGCCCGCCAGGGTCTCTGGCTCTACACCCACCCTCTCATCAAGCTGCTCTTCCTGCCCCGCCGTAGCCG GTGTAAATTCTTCAGCCTGACGGAGACCCCGGAGGATTACACCCTCATGGTGGACGAGGAGGGCTTTAAAG AGCTGCCCCCATCGGAATTTCTGCAAGTGGCTGAAGCCACCTGGCTGGTGATGAATGTGTCGTCGCACAGTGGTGCAGCAGTGCAGGCTGCTGGGGTCACTAAAATTGCTCGCTCAGTCATCACACCACTGGCCGAGCACCATGTATCTGTGCTGATGCTATCCACTTACCAGACAGACTTCATCCTG GTGCGGGAGCAGGACCTGTCTGTGGTGATCCACACTCTGGCCCAGGAGTTCGACATTTACCGTGAAGTGGGTGGAGAGCCTGTACCTGTTGCCAGGGAAGATTCCAGCAACGGCTTTCCTCATGCCCAGCATG GGCCCAGCCCCACAGTGCATCCCATTCAGAGTCCACAGAACCGCTTCTGTGTTCTCACACTGGACCCTGAGACACTGCCAGCCATCGCCACCACCCTCATTGATGTCCTCTTCTACTCTCACAG ATTCCCCAGTGACCTCCTGCTGACCAGTTCCTCAGGCGAGCTGTGGAGGATGGTGCGCATTGGTGGACAGCCCCTAGGCTTCG ATGAATGTGGGATTGTGGCCCAGATTGCGGGTCCCCTGGCTGCCGCTGACATCTCTGCATACTACATCAGCACTTTCAATTTTGACCATGCCCTG GTGCCTGAGGATGGTATCAACAGTGTCATCGCAGTCCTCCAGCGAAGGCCAGAGAGCCTGGCCTCCTAA
- the Castor1 gene encoding cytosolic arginine sensor for mTORC1 subunit 1 isoform X1, translating to MELHILEHRVRVLSLARQGLWLYTHPLIKLLFLPRRSRCKFFSLTETPEDYTLMVDEEGFKELPPSEFLQVAEATWLVMNVSSHSGAAVQAAGVTKIARSVITPLAEHHVSVLMLSTYQTDFILVREQDLSVVIHTLAQEFDIYREVGGEPVPVAREDSSNGFPHAQHGPSPTVHPIQSPQNRFCVLTLDPETLPAIATTLIDVLFYSHSAPKEVAPGSPEPSSIQFFAFSLIEGYISIVMDAETQKKFPSDLLLTSSSGELWRMVRIGGQPLGFDECGIVAQIAGPLAAADISAYYISTFNFDHALVPEDGINSVIAVLQRRPESLAS from the exons ATGGAGCTGCACATCCTAGAGCACCGGGTGCGGGTGCTGAGCCTCGCCCGCCAGGGTCTCTGGCTCTACACCCACCCTCTCATCAAGCTGCTCTTCCTGCCCCGCCGTAGCCG GTGTAAATTCTTCAGCCTGACGGAGACCCCGGAGGATTACACCCTCATGGTGGACGAGGAGGGCTTTAAAG AGCTGCCCCCATCGGAATTTCTGCAAGTGGCTGAAGCCACCTGGCTGGTGATGAATGTGTCGTCGCACAGTGGTGCAGCAGTGCAGGCTGCTGGGGTCACTAAAATTGCTCGCTCAGTCATCACACCACTGGCCGAGCACCATGTATCTGTGCTGATGCTATCCACTTACCAGACAGACTTCATCCTG GTGCGGGAGCAGGACCTGTCTGTGGTGATCCACACTCTGGCCCAGGAGTTCGACATTTACCGTGAAGTGGGTGGAGAGCCTGTACCTGTTGCCAGGGAAGATTCCAGCAACGGCTTTCCTCATGCCCAGCATG GGCCCAGCCCCACAGTGCATCCCATTCAGAGTCCACAGAACCGCTTCTGTGTTCTCACACTGGACCCTGAGACACTGCCAGCCATCGCCACCACCCTCATTGATGTCCTCTTCTACTCTCACAG TGCCCCCAAGGAAGTGGCCCCGGGCAGTCCTGAGCCCAGTTCCATCCAATTCTTCGCCTTCTCCCTCATTGAGGGCTACATCTCTATCGTCATGGATGCTGAGACACAAAAAAA ATTCCCCAGTGACCTCCTGCTGACCAGTTCCTCAGGCGAGCTGTGGAGGATGGTGCGCATTGGTGGACAGCCCCTAGGCTTCG ATGAATGTGGGATTGTGGCCCAGATTGCGGGTCCCCTGGCTGCCGCTGACATCTCTGCATACTACATCAGCACTTTCAATTTTGACCATGCCCTG GTGCCTGAGGATGGTATCAACAGTGTCATCGCAGTCCTCCAGCGAAGGCCAGAGAGCCTGGCCTCCTAA